The following proteins come from a genomic window of Solwaraspora sp. WMMA2065:
- a CDS encoding ABC transporter substrate-binding protein: MPRPRMLAAVLAASIGLTTACSADSGGGATSTTLRIGLGTESGALDPHAFTGNFLLLDAIYEPLVSYGEDGQLEPGLAESWTVAPDGRQVSFDLRDDVHFTDGTPVDAMAVKWNFDRWVGNERFSFFRASQVVSAVDAPDPDTVVLTLSEPYEPLLQELSIVRPVRLLSPESAGADGTFQDPVGTGAWKLVSNGATGTVLERNDDYWGPKPSLERLEFKVIPDSQARVDALTNGEIDLIGGAYLAPITPVEAQSLRDRAGVRLITGAADVSILLGFNPDGPAGDRAVREAVGRAIDTEALATALFLGQAEPARRVFPPSVPDSGTDLPVGFDRAAAGRVLDTAGYLREGEIRTRDGEPLSLRLLIPAAPAEGQLDPRTMAAAIASALQEVGIGVELVPVDAAAYYDERAEGRYDLTFFETLGAPYDPSSSIVSLFTDGARAPLWVTPTTEDLVDKALFATDPAERSEAYQDLYEAVAADTGFVPLVYRPRLWAVRDGVNGFAVPPTDVDLELTGVTVG, from the coding sequence GTGCCGCGACCCCGCATGCTTGCCGCCGTCCTCGCCGCGTCGATCGGACTCACCACAGCCTGCAGCGCTGACTCCGGTGGTGGCGCCACCTCGACGACATTGCGGATCGGGTTGGGCACCGAGTCGGGCGCACTGGACCCGCACGCGTTCACCGGCAACTTCCTGCTCCTCGACGCCATCTACGAGCCACTGGTCAGCTACGGCGAGGACGGGCAACTGGAGCCGGGCCTGGCCGAGTCCTGGACGGTGGCACCGGACGGACGGCAAGTGAGTTTCGACCTACGCGACGACGTGCACTTCACCGACGGGACGCCGGTCGACGCCATGGCCGTCAAGTGGAACTTCGACCGGTGGGTGGGCAACGAACGCTTCTCGTTCTTCCGGGCCTCGCAGGTCGTCTCCGCTGTGGACGCCCCGGATCCGGACACAGTCGTGCTCACCCTGTCCGAACCGTACGAACCGCTGCTGCAGGAGTTGTCGATCGTCCGTCCTGTCCGGCTGCTCAGCCCGGAGTCCGCCGGCGCCGACGGCACCTTCCAGGACCCGGTGGGCACCGGGGCGTGGAAGCTGGTGTCCAACGGCGCCACCGGCACCGTGCTGGAGCGCAACGACGACTACTGGGGGCCGAAGCCCAGTCTGGAACGGCTCGAGTTCAAGGTGATCCCGGATTCGCAGGCCCGCGTCGACGCACTCACCAACGGCGAGATCGATCTGATCGGCGGCGCCTACCTGGCCCCGATCACGCCGGTGGAGGCGCAGTCCTTGCGCGATCGCGCCGGCGTACGGCTGATCACCGGCGCGGCGGACGTCTCGATCCTGCTCGGGTTCAACCCCGACGGCCCCGCCGGCGACCGGGCGGTCCGAGAGGCCGTCGGCCGGGCGATCGACACCGAGGCGCTAGCGACGGCGTTGTTCCTGGGCCAAGCGGAACCGGCCCGTCGGGTGTTCCCGCCGAGCGTGCCGGACTCCGGTACCGATCTGCCGGTCGGCTTCGACCGGGCCGCCGCAGGGCGGGTGCTAGACACCGCAGGCTACCTCCGCGAAGGGGAGATCCGGACCCGCGACGGCGAGCCGCTGTCGTTGCGGCTGCTCATCCCGGCCGCACCGGCCGAGGGGCAGCTCGATCCGCGCACCATGGCCGCCGCGATCGCCTCCGCTCTGCAGGAGGTGGGGATCGGCGTGGAACTGGTCCCGGTCGACGCCGCCGCCTACTACGACGAGCGGGCCGAGGGCAGGTACGACCTGACCTTCTTCGAAACCCTCGGCGCCCCGTACGACCCGTCCAGCTCGATCGTGTCCCTGTTCACCGACGGGGCCCGGGCGCCGCTGTGGGTGACGCCGACCACCGAGGACCTGGTCGACAAGGCGTTGTTCGCCACCGACCCCGCTGAACGTTCCGAGGCCTACCAGGACCTCTACGAGGCGGTGGCCGCTGATACCGGGTTCGTCCCGTTGGTGTACCGGCCCCGACTGTGGGCGGTGCGCGACGGGGTGAACGGCTTCGCGGTGCCGCCCACCGACGTAGATCTCGAACTGACCGGGGTCACCGTCGGGTGA
- a CDS encoding TetR family transcriptional regulator: MVRDSTATKHRILDAATVEFAAHGLAGARVDRVAERAGANKQLIYAYFGSKERLFDTTLATHLERFMEAVPFDADDIPGYATAMFDFGVTHPDLLRLLQWHTLERPGELARMEQNHHTTRRKLAALAEAQAAGLVDDTLPPAELLAVVLAVARAYDDPAPTSVAARRASVTTAVRRLVTPGPRP; encoded by the coding sequence ATGGTCCGCGACTCCACCGCCACCAAGCACCGGATCCTCGACGCCGCCACCGTCGAGTTCGCCGCCCACGGCCTGGCCGGCGCCCGGGTCGACCGGGTAGCCGAGCGCGCCGGCGCCAACAAGCAGCTGATCTACGCGTACTTCGGCAGCAAGGAACGGCTCTTCGACACCACCCTCGCCACCCACCTGGAGCGCTTCATGGAAGCGGTGCCCTTCGACGCAGACGACATACCCGGCTACGCCACCGCGATGTTCGACTTCGGCGTCACGCACCCGGACCTGCTCCGACTGCTGCAGTGGCACACCCTCGAACGGCCCGGCGAGCTCGCCCGGATGGAGCAGAACCACCACACGACCCGACGGAAACTGGCCGCCCTGGCCGAGGCCCAGGCCGCCGGCCTGGTCGACGACACGCTCCCGCCCGCCGAACTGCTCGCCGTCGTTCTCGCCGTCGCCCGGGCCTACGACGATCCGGCGCCGACGTCGGTGGCCGCGCGCCGGGCCAGCGTGACCACCGCCGTACGCCGGCTCGTCACCCCCGGCCCGCGCCCGTAG
- a CDS encoding oxidoreductase: MSDKVAVVTGASSGIGEATARKLRAMGYHVYAVARRLDRITPLADVGIRPVRADITDDAALVDLVKQVLAESGRVDVLVNNAGYGSFGAVEDVPLDEARRQFDVNVFGLARLTQLVLPQMRRQGSGRIVNISSIGGKIHEPLGGWYHATKFAVEGLSDSMRMELAPLGIDVVVIQPGAIATEWPAIAGQHLLDTSGRGPYADQAALGAAILAVEDGPASPPSVVADAVARAVRARRPRTRYPVGRAARVILAARRILPDRVFDRFVRTMLRTLARVVARRDPGQGRLIGNRA, from the coding sequence ATGAGCGACAAGGTCGCCGTCGTCACCGGCGCCTCCTCCGGCATCGGCGAGGCCACCGCCCGCAAGCTGCGCGCCATGGGCTACCACGTCTACGCCGTCGCCCGCCGGCTCGACCGGATCACCCCGTTGGCCGACGTCGGCATCCGGCCCGTGCGGGCCGACATCACCGACGACGCCGCGCTGGTCGACCTCGTCAAACAGGTACTGGCCGAATCCGGGCGGGTCGACGTGCTGGTCAACAACGCCGGGTATGGTTCGTTCGGCGCGGTCGAGGACGTGCCCTTGGACGAGGCCCGCCGCCAGTTCGACGTCAACGTGTTCGGCCTGGCCCGGCTGACGCAACTCGTGCTGCCGCAGATGCGCCGGCAGGGCAGTGGACGCATCGTCAACATCTCGTCAATCGGTGGGAAGATCCACGAGCCGCTCGGCGGCTGGTACCACGCCACCAAGTTCGCCGTCGAAGGACTCAGCGACTCGATGCGGATGGAGCTCGCCCCACTCGGCATCGACGTGGTCGTCATCCAGCCCGGTGCGATCGCCACCGAGTGGCCCGCCATCGCCGGCCAGCATCTCCTCGACACCTCGGGTCGCGGCCCGTACGCCGACCAGGCGGCACTTGGCGCGGCCATCCTCGCGGTCGAGGACGGCCCGGCGTCGCCGCCCTCGGTGGTCGCCGACGCCGTCGCCAGAGCGGTGCGCGCCCGCCGGCCACGGACCCGCTACCCCGTCGGCCGGGCCGCCAGGGTGATCCTGGCGGCCCGGCGGATTCTGCCCGACCGTGTCTTCGACCGCTTCGTCCGTACCATGCTGCGCACCCTCGCCCGTGTCGTCGCCAGGCGCGACCCCGGCCAGGGTCGGCTCATCGGAAATCGCGCATGA
- a CDS encoding maleylpyruvate isomerase N-terminal domain-containing protein, which translates to MSFVVPVDRWTLARTALSVLTDRFQSLLTVDSQPKAMATRDWTVSDTAAHVVSIAMLYVTLVEGDEPPLQIPDIRAALSAANVDTVADVNDHVLRHFTERDPARLAELLGEATDAILAATAQLPPERTVQWLGDARVPIAGMVAHLVNELLVHGWDIARVLRRPWSMPDDYASLYFDQFFLGMLHHDYGVLLDTSRAMPKRPIAVQFRSAYTPTATVVLGDGRIRLAPPDDPVDVRLRFRPARFNLMLFGRTGTAVAALRRDVVVGGPRPWRLPAFLRVVHMPNARYAPAAP; encoded by the coding sequence ATGAGTTTCGTTGTGCCCGTTGACCGCTGGACCCTGGCCCGTACGGCGTTGAGTGTCCTCACCGACCGATTCCAATCACTGCTGACAGTCGACAGTCAGCCGAAGGCGATGGCGACCCGCGACTGGACGGTGTCGGACACCGCCGCGCACGTGGTGAGCATCGCGATGCTGTACGTCACCCTCGTCGAGGGTGACGAGCCGCCGCTGCAGATCCCCGACATCCGCGCGGCCCTGTCCGCCGCGAACGTCGACACCGTCGCCGACGTCAACGACCATGTGCTGCGGCACTTCACCGAACGCGACCCGGCTCGCCTCGCCGAACTGCTCGGCGAGGCGACCGACGCGATTCTCGCGGCGACCGCCCAGCTGCCGCCGGAAAGGACCGTCCAGTGGCTGGGCGACGCGCGGGTGCCGATCGCCGGCATGGTGGCACACCTGGTCAACGAGCTGCTGGTGCACGGCTGGGACATCGCCCGGGTGTTGCGCCGCCCCTGGTCGATGCCCGACGACTACGCGTCGCTGTACTTCGACCAGTTCTTTCTCGGGATGCTGCACCACGACTACGGCGTCCTGCTGGACACCTCGCGGGCAATGCCGAAACGGCCGATCGCGGTGCAGTTCCGTTCTGCGTACACCCCGACCGCGACCGTCGTGCTCGGTGACGGACGGATCCGGCTCGCCCCACCGGACGACCCGGTCGACGTCCGGCTGCGGTTCCGTCCGGCCCGGTTCAACCTGATGCTGTTCGGTCGGACCGGCACCGCCGTCGCCGCTCTGCGTCGCGACGTCGTCGTCGGAGGGCCGCGGCCGTGGCGCCTGCCCGCCTTCCTACGTGTCGTTCACATGCCGAACGCACGCTACGCTCCCGCCGCACCGTAG
- a CDS encoding helix-turn-helix transcriptional regulator, which yields MTGSARQEQHLGDLARLRRVRDRIDREYARPLDVEALARGVHMSAGHLSREFRRAYGESPYAYLMTRRIERAMALLRRGDLSITDVCFAVGCASLGTFSTRFTELVGVPPSVYRRRAGSARPEMPACLAKQVTRPIRNREARAPAAQLA from the coding sequence GTGACCGGCAGTGCGAGGCAGGAGCAGCACCTGGGCGACCTGGCGCGGCTGCGCCGGGTGCGCGACCGGATCGACCGGGAGTACGCCCGGCCACTCGACGTCGAGGCCCTGGCCCGTGGCGTGCACATGTCGGCCGGGCACCTCAGCCGCGAGTTTCGGCGCGCCTACGGCGAGTCGCCGTACGCGTACCTGATGACCCGGCGCATCGAACGCGCGATGGCGCTGCTGCGCCGGGGTGACCTGAGCATCACCGACGTCTGTTTCGCGGTCGGCTGCGCGTCGCTGGGCACCTTCAGCACCCGGTTCACCGAACTGGTCGGCGTCCCGCCCAGCGTCTACCGGCGCCGGGCCGGCTCCGCACGCCCGGAGATGCCCGCCTGCCTGGCAAAACAGGTCACCAGACCGATCAGGAATCGAGAAGCACGGGCCCCGGCGGCGCAACTAGCGTGA
- a CDS encoding VOC family protein, which yields MDITIHSSFLPHDDADAALAFWRDLLGFELRLDVGYDGMRWLTVGPVDQPGTAIVLHPPGVDPGITDDERRTITEMMAKGTYAGILLATSDLDGVFERLQAGDADIVQEPTEQPYGVRDCAVRDPAGNLIRIQQTR from the coding sequence ATGGACATCACGATTCACTCCAGCTTCCTGCCGCATGACGACGCCGACGCCGCGTTGGCCTTCTGGCGTGACCTGCTCGGCTTCGAACTGCGCCTGGACGTCGGCTACGACGGGATGCGCTGGCTCACCGTCGGCCCGGTCGACCAGCCCGGCACCGCGATCGTGCTGCACCCGCCGGGTGTCGACCCCGGCATCACCGACGACGAGCGCCGTACCATCACCGAGATGATGGCCAAGGGCACCTACGCCGGCATCCTGTTGGCCACCAGCGACCTCGACGGGGTCTTCGAGCGGCTGCAGGCCGGCGACGCGGACATCGTCCAGGAGCCGACCGAGCAGCCGTACGGGGTCCGCGACTGCGCCGTGCGGGATCCCGCCGGCAACCTGATCCGCATCCAGCAGACTCGATAG
- a CDS encoding excinuclease ABC subunit UvrA translates to MSRATASGERPSTPHAADSHDLIRVHGARVNNLKDVSVEIPKRRLTVFTGVSGSGKSSLVFGTVAAESQRLINETYSAFVQGFMPTLARPEVDVLDGLTTAIIVDQERMGGDPRSTVGTATDANAMLRILFSRLGQPYVGPPNAFSFNLASVRASGAITVERGASKTTKQTFTRLGGMCPRCEGRGSVTDFDLTALYDDSKSLNEGALTIPGYSVDGWYGRIFSGCGFFDPDKPIRRFTKSQLHDLLYKEPTRIKVDNVNVTYEGLIPRIQKSFLAKDVDAMQPHIRAFVQRAITFTTCPDCAGTRLNEAARSSKINGINIADACAMQISDLAEWVQALAEPSVAPLLTALRHTLDSFVEIGLGYLSLDRPAGTLSGGEAQRTKMIRHLGSSLTDVTYVFDEPTIGLHPHDIARMNNLLLRLRDKGNTVLVVEHKPETIAIADHVVDLGPGAGTAGGEVMFEGTVDGLRASVTVTGRHLDDRANLKKSVREPTGALEIRGANANNLRDVDVDIPLGVLVVVTGVAGSGKSSLLHGSIPADAGAVSIDQTGIRGSRRSNPATYTGLLDPIRKAFAKANGVKPALFSANSEGACPTCNGAGVIYTDLAMMAGVATVCEDCQGRRFQAAVLEYQLGGRDISEVLAMSVAEAEEFFASGDARTPAAHAVLRRLADVGLGYLTLGQPLTTLSGGERQRLKLATHMAEKGGVYVLDEPTTGLHLADVEQLLGLLDRLVDAGKSVIVIEHHQAVMAHADWIIDLGPGAGHDGGRIVFEGTPADLVAARSTLTGEHLAAYVGG, encoded by the coding sequence ATGAGCAGGGCCACCGCGTCGGGGGAGCGGCCGTCCACCCCGCACGCCGCCGACAGTCACGACCTGATCCGGGTGCACGGCGCGCGGGTGAACAACCTCAAGGACGTCAGCGTCGAGATCCCGAAACGCCGGCTGACGGTGTTCACCGGGGTCTCCGGTTCGGGCAAGAGCTCGCTGGTGTTCGGCACGGTCGCGGCCGAGTCGCAGCGCCTGATCAACGAGACGTACAGCGCCTTCGTGCAGGGGTTCATGCCGACGCTGGCCCGGCCCGAGGTCGACGTGCTCGATGGGCTGACCACGGCGATCATCGTCGACCAGGAGCGGATGGGCGGCGATCCGCGGTCCACGGTCGGCACCGCCACCGACGCCAACGCGATGCTGCGGATCCTGTTCAGCCGGCTCGGGCAGCCGTACGTCGGCCCGCCCAACGCGTTCTCCTTCAACCTGGCGTCGGTGCGGGCCAGCGGGGCGATAACCGTCGAACGCGGCGCCAGCAAGACCACGAAGCAGACCTTCACCCGGCTGGGCGGCATGTGCCCGCGCTGCGAGGGTCGGGGGTCGGTCACCGACTTCGACCTGACCGCGCTGTACGACGACAGCAAGTCGCTCAACGAGGGCGCGCTGACCATCCCCGGCTACAGCGTCGACGGCTGGTACGGGCGAATCTTCAGCGGCTGCGGATTCTTCGACCCGGACAAGCCGATCCGCAGGTTCACCAAGTCGCAGCTGCACGACCTGCTGTACAAGGAGCCGACCCGGATCAAGGTCGACAACGTCAACGTGACGTACGAGGGTCTGATCCCGCGGATCCAGAAGTCGTTCCTGGCCAAGGACGTCGACGCGATGCAGCCGCACATCCGGGCGTTCGTGCAGCGGGCGATCACCTTCACCACCTGCCCGGACTGCGCCGGCACCCGGCTGAACGAGGCGGCCCGGTCGTCGAAGATCAACGGGATCAACATCGCCGACGCGTGCGCGATGCAGATCAGTGACCTCGCCGAGTGGGTCCAGGCGCTGGCCGAGCCGTCGGTCGCACCGCTGCTGACCGCGCTGCGGCACACCCTCGACTCGTTCGTGGAGATCGGCCTCGGCTACCTCTCGCTGGACCGCCCGGCGGGCACCCTGTCCGGCGGTGAGGCGCAGCGCACCAAGATGATCCGGCATCTCGGGTCGTCGTTGACCGACGTCACCTACGTCTTCGACGAGCCGACCATCGGGCTGCACCCGCACGACATCGCCCGGATGAACAACCTGCTGCTGCGGCTGCGGGACAAGGGCAATACGGTGCTGGTCGTCGAGCACAAGCCGGAGACGATCGCGATCGCCGACCACGTCGTCGACCTCGGCCCCGGTGCCGGCACCGCCGGCGGCGAGGTGATGTTCGAAGGCACCGTGGACGGGCTGCGGGCCAGCGTCACCGTCACCGGCCGCCACCTCGACGACCGGGCCAACCTGAAGAAGTCGGTCCGCGAGCCCACCGGCGCGCTGGAGATCCGTGGCGCGAACGCCAACAATCTGCGCGACGTCGACGTCGACATCCCGCTCGGTGTGCTGGTCGTGGTGACCGGGGTCGCCGGCTCCGGCAAGAGTTCGCTGCTGCACGGGTCGATCCCGGCCGACGCGGGGGCGGTGTCGATCGACCAGACCGGTATCCGAGGCTCTCGGCGCAGCAACCCGGCGACGTACACCGGGCTGCTCGACCCGATCCGCAAGGCGTTCGCGAAGGCCAACGGGGTCAAGCCGGCGCTGTTCAGCGCCAACTCCGAGGGCGCCTGCCCGACCTGCAACGGTGCCGGGGTCATCTACACCGACCTGGCGATGATGGCCGGCGTCGCCACCGTCTGCGAGGACTGCCAGGGCCGGCGGTTCCAGGCGGCGGTGCTGGAGTACCAGCTCGGCGGCCGGGACATCAGCGAGGTGCTGGCGATGTCGGTGGCCGAGGCCGAGGAGTTCTTCGCGTCCGGCGACGCCCGCACCCCGGCCGCGCACGCCGTCCTGCGTCGGCTCGCCGACGTCGGGCTCGGCTACCTCACCCTCGGCCAGCCGCTCACCACCCTGTCCGGCGGCGAGCGGCAGCGGCTGAAACTGGCCACCCACATGGCGGAGAAGGGCGGCGTCTACGTTCTCGACGAGCCGACCACCGGCCTGCACCTGGCCGACGTCGAGCAGTTGCTCGGCCTGCTCGACCGGCTGGTCGACGCCGGCAAGTCGGTGATCGTCATCGAGCACCACCAGGCGGTCATGGCACACGCCGACTGGATCATCGATCTGGGGCCGGGTGCCGGTCACGACGGTGGTCGGATCGTCTTCGAGGGCACACCGGCCGACCTGGTCGCGGCCCGTTCGACGCTGACCGGTGAGCACCTCGCGGCCTACGTCGGCGGCTGA
- a CDS encoding urease accessory protein UreD gives MRAHARLVAEVDAAGRTRLVCLRGEPPLVLRRTGPAAAAGDEVQVHLVGAAAGPLGGDDLRLDVDVGPGARVCLRTVAASLALPGPDGRRSRLQMLVRVATGGELRWLPEPLIAAAGCHHLSRSVVELADGAAVVWREELVCGRDGEPSGDARIDTTVRYAGRTVLRTDLAVGPRADGWAGPAVLAGAKATGSVLVVRPEWAAGGPPAAGPLGPGAARLPLAGGPAVLVTTTGPTARGVRTELDRAEPDRAEPDRAGAQPPT, from the coding sequence ATGCGGGCCCACGCCCGGCTGGTCGCCGAGGTCGACGCCGCCGGGCGGACCCGGCTGGTCTGCCTGCGCGGCGAGCCGCCGCTGGTGCTGCGCCGTACCGGCCCGGCAGCGGCCGCCGGCGACGAGGTCCAGGTGCATCTGGTCGGCGCGGCGGCCGGCCCGCTCGGCGGCGACGACCTGCGGCTGGACGTCGACGTCGGGCCGGGGGCGCGGGTGTGTCTGCGTACTGTCGCAGCGTCGCTGGCGTTGCCCGGACCCGACGGCCGCCGGTCGAGGCTGCAGATGCTGGTCCGGGTTGCGACCGGCGGCGAGCTGCGCTGGCTGCCGGAGCCGTTGATCGCCGCCGCCGGCTGCCACCACCTGTCCCGGTCGGTGGTGGAGCTGGCCGACGGCGCGGCCGTGGTGTGGCGGGAGGAGCTGGTCTGCGGGCGCGACGGTGAGCCGTCCGGCGACGCCCGGATCGACACCACCGTCCGGTACGCGGGCCGCACGGTGCTGCGTACCGACCTGGCGGTGGGGCCGCGCGCCGACGGCTGGGCCGGGCCGGCGGTGCTCGCCGGGGCGAAGGCGACCGGTTCGGTGCTGGTGGTCCGGCCGGAGTGGGCAGCCGGCGGGCCCCCGGCGGCCGGCCCGCTCGGCCCCGGCGCGGCCCGGCTGCCGCTGGCCGGCGGGCCGGCGGTGCTGGTCACCACGACCGGCCCGACCGCCCGCGGCGTCCGCACCGAACTCGACCGGGCCGAACCCGACCGGGCCGAACCCGACCGGGCCGGGGCTCAGCCGCCGACGTAG
- the ureG gene encoding urease accessory protein UreG — protein sequence MRPEPHTHVHGGSAEPHAHTDGEVPHTHPDPGVDPHPPRLPDGSPALRIGIGGPVGSGKTALVAALCRALADELRLAVVTNDIYTTEDADFLLRNGVLPAERVRAVETGCCPHTAIRDDISANLDAIEDLSDQLGTLDLVLVESGGDNLTATFSRGLVDQQIFVVDVAGGDKVPRKGGPGVSTADLLVINKTDLAPLVNADLSVMQRDAAARRGELPTVFLSLVQDRTATPVAEWIRGLLRARAQTPAEVAG from the coding sequence TTGCGTCCTGAACCACACACCCACGTCCACGGCGGGTCCGCCGAACCGCACGCGCACACCGACGGGGAGGTACCGCACACCCACCCCGATCCGGGGGTCGACCCGCACCCGCCCCGGCTGCCGGACGGCTCCCCCGCGCTGCGGATCGGCATCGGCGGGCCGGTCGGCTCCGGCAAGACCGCGCTGGTCGCCGCGCTGTGCCGGGCGCTCGCCGACGAGTTGCGGCTGGCCGTGGTCACCAACGACATCTACACCACCGAGGACGCCGACTTCCTGCTGCGCAACGGCGTCCTGCCGGCGGAGCGGGTCCGGGCGGTGGAGACCGGCTGCTGCCCGCACACCGCGATCCGCGACGACATCTCCGCCAACCTTGACGCCATCGAGGACCTGTCCGACCAGTTGGGCACCCTCGATCTGGTGCTGGTGGAAAGTGGCGGGGACAACCTGACCGCCACGTTCAGCCGGGGCCTGGTCGACCAGCAGATCTTCGTGGTCGACGTGGCCGGCGGTGACAAGGTGCCGCGTAAGGGCGGGCCCGGGGTGAGCACCGCCGACCTGCTGGTGATCAACAAGACGGACCTGGCGCCGCTGGTCAACGCCGACCTGTCGGTGATGCAACGCGACGCCGCCGCCCGCCGGGGCGAGCTGCCGACGGTGTTCCTGTCGCTGGTGCAGGACCGGACGGCGACGCCGGTGGCCGAATGGATCCGGGGGCTGCTGCGGGCCCGCGCCCAGACCCCGGCGGAGGTCGCCGGCTGA
- a CDS encoding urease accessory UreF family protein, translated as MSRPDPPMSGLATLLVLADGRLPAGGHAHSSGLEAAVVAGRVRDLAGVAAYLTGRLTTGGRTAAAFAAAATASAAAAHGATATGAAGRLDALDDGIDARTPSPALRRASRAQGRALLRAGRGIWALPAGGPRDRHQPVALGVVAAAAGLGPADAALAAAYTAVTGPASAAVRLLGLDPYAVHGLLARLAPDIDAVAAGAAALADRPVDDLPAGSAPIPEVDAEHHATWEVRLFAS; from the coding sequence GTGTCACGCCCGGACCCGCCGATGAGCGGGCTCGCCACGCTGCTGGTGCTGGCCGATGGCCGGTTGCCGGCCGGCGGGCATGCCCACTCCAGCGGGCTGGAGGCGGCCGTCGTCGCCGGCCGGGTCCGTGACCTGGCCGGCGTGGCGGCGTACCTGACCGGCCGGCTCACCACCGGTGGGCGTACCGCCGCCGCGTTCGCTGCGGCTGCCACGGCCAGCGCAGCGGCAGCCCACGGTGCCACCGCGACCGGAGCCGCCGGCCGGCTGGACGCGCTCGACGACGGTATCGACGCCCGCACCCCGTCGCCCGCGCTGCGCCGCGCGTCGCGGGCACAGGGCCGGGCGTTGCTGCGCGCCGGACGGGGCATCTGGGCGCTGCCGGCGGGCGGCCCCCGGGACCGCCACCAGCCGGTCGCGCTCGGCGTGGTCGCCGCCGCCGCCGGCCTCGGCCCGGCCGATGCGGCGCTGGCCGCCGCATACACCGCCGTCACCGGACCGGCCAGCGCCGCCGTGCGGCTGCTCGGCCTCGACCCGTACGCGGTGCACGGCCTGCTGGCCCGGCTCGCGCCGGACATCGACGCGGTCGCCGCCGGGGCGGCCGCCCTGGCCGACCGGCCGGTCGACGACCTGCCCGCCGGCTCGGCCCCGATCCCGGAGGTCGACGCCGAACACCACGCCACCTGGGAGGTGCGTCTCTTTGCGTCCTGA